A single genomic interval of Odontesthes bonariensis isolate fOdoBon6 chromosome 3, fOdoBon6.hap1, whole genome shotgun sequence harbors:
- the mon1a gene encoding vacuolar fusion protein MON1 homolog A: MMDGEAQRATVSPENGTLAPLDRLRTERADSPTPGLVEGTEPGAGQRSAMFVHAQSFEDLIAEAEGEALSEAELDESRGPNDEEFKVLVGEKNLDEQHNNESRTKEEDVSSEAWRSHRKHVFVLSDAGKPIYTRYGTEEALSSTMGVMMALVSFVEADKNIIRSIHADGCKVVFLTKSPLVLVGVSRTCQSDKELQRELQYIYYQIVSLLTLTQLNHIFQHKQNYDLRRLLAGSEYLTDNLLHRLERDPGLLLSAVTCLPLASSARDVVSSSLQAAKSKSLVFSILLAGDRLVTLVRKKDQFLHHIDLHLVFNLVGSSSSFREGEGWTPICLPKFNTAGFFHAHISYLEPGSQLCLILVSTDREDFFNMSDCKQRFMERLSKRSAYQALKEALKCPSYSLTQVGIPELRHFLYKSKSSGLYTSPEFPLVYQSDEEQERLMGLYQDLHSCLHHPTRPLRSFYRCGETENLLAWVTSGFELYLCFSPLATKALAVTAVNKLLKWIRKEEDRLFILSPLTY; the protein is encoded by the exons ATGATGGATGGAGAAGCCCAGAGGGCGACTGTGTCCCCGGAAAACGGTACACTTGCGCCTTTGGACCGTCTTCGCACGGAGAGGGCGGACAGCCCCACTCCTGGTCTGGTGGAAGGAACTGAACCAG GTGCTGGTCAGAGGAGTGCTATGTTTGTTCATGCACAGTCCTTTGAAGATCTGATCGCTGAGGCTGAAGGAGAGGCCCTGAGTGAGGCTGAACTGGACGAATCCAGAGGCCCTAATGATGAGGAGTTCAAGGTGCTGGTTGGGGAGAAAAATCTAGACGAGCAACACAACAACGAGAGTAGGACTAAAGAGGAGGATGTGTCCAGTGAGGCATGGCGGAGCCATAGAAAACACGTGTTTGTGTTGAGTGATGCTGGAAAGCCAATCTACACCCGCTACGGCACGGAGGAGGCTCTGTCGAGCACCATGGGTGTGATGATGGCCCTGGTGTCCTTTGTGGAAGCTGATAAGAACATCATCCGCTCCATACACGCAG ACGGCTGTAAAGTGGTTTTCCTCACCAAGAGTCCTCTGGTTCTGGTGGGCGTGTCTCGGACCTGCCAGTCGGACAAGGAGCTGCAGAGGGAGCTGCAGTACATCTACTACCAGATCGTCAGCCTGCTCACCCTCACTCAGCTCAACCACATCTTTCAGCACAAGCAGAACTATGACCTGCGCCGCTTGCTAGCTGGCTCCGAGTACCTCACAGACAACCTGCTGCACCGCCTGGAGCGAGACCCTGGCCTGCTGCTCAGTGCCGTCACCTGTCTGCCGTTAGCCAGCTCTGCCAGGGACGTCGTTTCATCGAGCCTGCAGGCGGCCAAATCCAAAAGTCTGGTCTTCTCCATCCTGTTGGCTGGTGATCGCCTCGTCACACTGGTCAGGAAGAAGGACCAGTTCCTGCACCACATAGACTTGCACCTGGTCTTCAACCTCGTCGGCTCCTCTTCATCCTTCCGAGAGGGTGAGGGCTGGACGCCAATCTGTCTGCCAAAGTTCAACACTGCTGGATTTTTCCACGCTCACATTTCAtacctggagcctggttctcagCTCTGCCTCATCCTGGTCTCAACTGACCGAGAGGACTTTTTTAACATGTCTGACTGCAAGCAGCGATTCATGGAGAGGTTGAGCAAGCGCAGCGCCTACCAGGCTCTGAAGGAGGCACTTAAATGTCCGAGCTACTCTTTGACGCAGGTTGGCATTCCCGAGCTCCGGCACTTTCTGTATAAATCAAAGAGCTCAGGGCTGTACACCAG TCCAGAGTTTCCGTTGGTGTACCAGTCTGATGAAGAGCAGGAGAGGCTGATGGGATTGTACCAGGACCTTCACAGCTGTTTGCACCATCCAACCAGACCTCTGCGCTCCTTCTACCGCTGCGGCGAAACTGAAAACCTGCTGGCCTGG
- the traip gene encoding E3 ubiquitin-protein ligase TRAIP — protein sequence MPIRAYCTICSDFFDHSRDVAAIHCGHTFHYECLLKWFQTAPTKTCPQCRKQVSTRHIITKLFFDISGEEAATADPESLQNELDRMRVLLSSKERDWRDKQKVVDSLKDTVDKQRRDLDSVRKEVMEKEMLCSALRKQMTYLETQQNEVQAAKEEVRRLRTKLKTFESLDVLLQGQRAEVESMITDMGVSHTAVEQLSIYCISLKKEYDNLKGSLKNSNDMCEKLKREVLSSNNKLQKATVEVDQTKEDIRSLQKDLANADKEISSLKKKVEFLHKTLSTPTRTNEALSRLVFESPAPVELKQPRLHQPADSEDIDLNITYDITSPDVAAKRPAQIQSKKMRLDPPVTSVSKQSEKSSSLSKARDEDPFLRNSLLFRKKTFGSMLDPQRKPGVVRTGYDGFGGRTKFIQPSPLSEIRPLMKAKRKKVTRPPSKISACLTLDGFLE from the exons ATGCCTATCCGAGCGTATTGCACAATTTGCTCGGACTTCTTTGATCACTCCAGAGATGTTGCTGCCATTCATTGCGGACACACTTTTCACTACGAATG TCTTCTTAAGTGGTTTCAGACAGCCCCCACAAAAACCTGTCCACAGTGTAGGAAACAG GTCAGCACCAGGCACATCATCACCAAGCTGTTCTTTGACATTAGTGGAGAGGAGGCGGCCACAGCCGACCCGGAGAGTTTGCAG AATGAGCTTGATCGAATGAGGGTCCTTCTAAGCTCCAAAG AGCGAGACTGGCGGGACAAACAGAAGGTGGTGGACAGCTTAAAGGACACTGTGGACAAACAGAGGAGAGACCTGGACAGTGTACGGAAAGAAGTCATGGAAAAGGAGATGCTATGTTCTGCCCTCAGA AAACAGATGACATATTTAGAAACGCAGCAGAATGAGGTTCAGGCCGCAAAAGAGGAGGTCCGGAGACTGAGGAccaaactgaaaacttttgaaaG CCTGGACGTCTTGTTGCAGGGCCAGAGAGCAGAGGTGGAGTCCATGATCACGGATATGGGTGTCAGCCATACAGCAGTGGAGCAGCTCTCCATCTACTGCATCTCTCTGAAAAA AGAGTACGATAATCTCAAAGGGAGTCTCAAGAATTCAAATGACATGTGTGAGAAGCTGAAGAGAGAAGTGCTCTCCTCAAACAATAAG CTGCAGAAAGCTACAGTAGAGGTGGATCAGACCAAAGAGGACATAAGGTCTCTGCAGAAAGATCTGGCCAACGCAGACAAGGAGATCTCT AGTCTGAAGAAGAAGGTGGAGTTTCTTCACAAGACTCTGAGCACTCCAACGCGGACAAACGAAGCCCTCAGTAGGCTCGTCTTTGAAAG CCCAGCTCCAGTGGAACTGAAGCAGCCTCGCCTCCACCAGCCTGCGGACAGCGAGGACATTGACCTCAACATCACCTATGACATCACTTCCCCAGACGTTGCGGCCAAGAGACCTGCACAGATCCAGTCCAAGAAGATGCGtcttgacccacctgt cacATCTGTGTCTAAACAGAGTGAAAAATCCTCGTCTTTGAGCAAG GCTCGGGACGAAGATCCTTTTTTGAGGAACTCCCTCCTCTTTAGAAAGAAGACTTTTGGGAGCATGTTGGACCCTCAAAGGAAGCCTGGAGTT GTCAGAACCGGTTATGATGGATTCGGAGGGCGAACTAAATTCATCCAGCCT TCTCCTTTATCGGAGATTCGGCCGCTGATGAAAGCTAAACGGAAAAAGGTAACGCGTCCTCCCTCCAAGATTTCAGCCTGCCTCACTCTGGACGGCTTTCTGGAGTGA